A section of the Nymphaea colorata isolate Beijing-Zhang1983 unplaced genomic scaffold, ASM883128v2 scaffold0729, whole genome shotgun sequence genome encodes:
- the LOC116245539 gene encoding uncharacterized protein LOC116245539 codes for MIGNLKLKVRGGGGKEEAPSRRIKTEMNENGKKISVYINKPRAPLAENKKIFNDNDTLTLKKQKPIKSLALKPPSNAASKLNTEAKDPDALSLAQRQAANRIFGPSKKDPALSLGREREVREGRESSRLVGAARYACEDKVGSGTFGVVHKARDKKTLELVAIKRVYQDKKYKNRELEILRTLDHPCVLRIRDSFFTYEGEKEYLNVVMDYFPSNLYEHAQKYRGRGEIGRLKLKVLAYQMFRGLLYLGRQGIAHRDIKPQNVLVDDANWRLIICDFGSAKRLQPGEPNLAYICSRCYRAPELIFGSTGYSPQIDVWSAGCILVEMLTLEPIFRS; via the coding sequence ATGATCGGTAACCTGAAGCTGAAGGTGCGGGGCGGCGGCGGTAAGGAGGAGGCGCCCAGTCGCCGCATCAAGACCGAGATGAACGAGAACGGCAAGAAGATCAGCGTCTACATCAACAAACCGAGAGCCCCCCTCGCAGAAAACAAGAAGATCTTCAATGACAACGACACCCTCACCCTCAAGAAGCAGAAGCCCATCAAGTCCCTCGCCCTCAAACCCCCCTCCAACGCAGCCTCCAAACTCAACACAGAGGCCAAGGACCCAGACGCACTCTCACTCGCGCAACGCCAAGCCGCCAATCGCATCTTCGGACCCTCCAAAAAAGATCCCGCGCTGTCCCTGGGCCGAGAAAGAGAGGTTCGCGAGGGCAGGGAGTCGAGCAGACTGGTGGGGGCAGCACGCTACGCATGCGAGGACAAGGTAGGGTCAGGGACGTTCGGAGTGGTCCACAAGGCAAGGGACAAAAAGACGCTGGAGCTGGTGGCCATCAAGCGCGTCTACCAGGACAAGAAGTACAAGAACAGGGAGCTGGAGATCCTGCGCACGCTCGACCACCCCTGCGTGCTGCGCATCCGCGACTCCTTCTTCACCTACGAGGGCGAAAAGGAGTACCTCAACGTGGTCATGGACTACTTCCCCTCCAACCTCTACGAACACGCTCAGAAGTACCGAGGAAGGGGAGAAATCGGCCGGCTCAAGCTCAAAGTGCTCGCCTACCAGATGTTCAGGGGACTCCTCTACCTGGGACGGCAGGGCATCGCCCACCGCGATATCAAACCGCAGAACGTGCTGGTCGACGACGCCAACTGGCGCCTCATCATCTGCGACTTTGGCTCTGCCAAGCGCCTCCAACCGGGAGAGCCTAACCTCGCCTACATCTGTTCTCGCTGCTACCGCGCTCCTGAGCTCATCTTCGGCAGCACTGGGTATTCCCCCCAAATAGACGTCTGGTCTGCAGGCTGCATCCTGGTCGAGATGCTCACCCTCGAGCCGATTTTCCGATCGTAG